In Glandiceps talaboti chromosome 4, keGlaTala1.1, whole genome shotgun sequence, a single window of DNA contains:
- the LOC144434098 gene encoding carbohydrate sulfotransferase 11-like produces the protein MTQTKTMYLIGALLLLSIIVPFICVGSLQTHIATKFKNTTGWFQLSQRKEVRENSTGYATKTKDVYQHRIDVYRDGCNDTRRSFKAHQNNSKIGGALLYEDNSKLIYCLLPKVGCTNWLKVWLVLLGVANSSQVNNMHHTKVHHFSHYNTVYPHLRTLNGTDQNKRLENYLKFIFVRHPFKRLLSAFRNKFELTDRWNVYFLQNYGTTIIRRYRTGANKMSTAQVAKLCQHVQFHEFVQYIIDSAGTSEVDSHWKPMYQFCSACDVNYDVIGKFENLQEDALYVLKRAGVDDKISYPAFDTHVTNSSDTDLLRRYYSSISKENILKLYNIYKPDFTLFGYPFPGDYMQWSTSSQR, from the exons ATGACGCAGACGAAAACGATGTACTTGATTGGTGCCTTGCTATTACTATCGATAATTGTACCGTTTATCTGTGTTGGCagtttacaaacacacatagCAACAA agttcaAGAATACAACCGGATGGTTCCAGCTCTCACAGAGAAAAGAAGTTCGAGAGAACTCGACAGGATACGCCACAAAGACAAAg GATGTTTACCAGCATCGTATAGATGTTTATAGAGATGGATGTAATGATACAAGAAGAAGCTTTAAGGCACACCAGAATAATTCCAAAATTGGTGGAGCTTTACTGTATGAAGACAATTCCAAACTTATCTATTGTTTATTACCTAAAGTAGGCTGCACAAACTGGCTCAAGGTTTGGTTAGTTCTACTGGGTGTTGCAAATTCCTCTCAGGTTAATAATATGCATCACACTAAAGTTCATCATTTTAGCCATTATAATACCGTTTACCCACATCTAAGAACACTGAATGGAACTGACCAAAATAAACGTTTGGAGAACTATctcaaattcatttttgttcGCCATCCCTTCAAACGTTTATTGTCAgcattcagaaacaaatttgAATTAACAGATAGATGGAATGTATACTTCCTTCAGAATTATGGAACAACGATCATTCGGCGATATCGGACAGGGGCAAATAAGATGTCAACAGCGCAAGTAGCCAAACTCTGTCAGCATGTACAATTCCACGAGTTTGTTCAATATATCATAGACTCGGCAGGTACATCAGAGGTTGATAGCCACTGGAAACCAATGTATCAATTTTGCTCTGCGTGTGACGTAAACTATGATGTCATAGGCAAGTTTGAGAATCTTCAAGAAGACGCCCTCTACGTTCTGAAGCGGGCAGGAGTCGATGACAAAATTTCATATCCTGCATTCGATACGCATGTCACCAACAGTTCTGATACTGACTTACTTCGTCGATATTACTCTAGTATATCTAAAgaaaatattctaaaattgtataatatatacaaaccaGACTTTACGTTATTCGGATATCCATTTCCGGGGGATTATATGCAGTGGTCAACTTCTTCTCAGAGATAA
- the LOC144433532 gene encoding uncharacterized protein LOC144433532: MGLFQSIFQSLFGRKDETRILMVGLDAAGKTTILYRLRIGEVVTTTPTTGFTVETVRYKNVSFTVWDLGGQDEIRSLSRKYLENAQGIIFVVDSNDRARLEEAKDELHRMLNDNELRDAILLVFANKQDLPNAMTAAEVADKLGLHNIHSHSWHIEGTYGGNGQGCMEGLEWLSNELEKRKS; encoded by the exons aTGGGGCTCTTTCAAAGTATTTTTCAAAGCCTGTTTGGCAGAAAGGACGAAACACGCATTTTGATGGTAGGACTTGATGCTGCtggtaaaacaacaattttataCAGACTCCGTATTGGTGAAGTTGTAACAACAACACCTACAACTG GTTTCACTGTGGAAACCGTTAGATACAAGAATGTTAGTTTCACAGTGTGGGATTTAGGTGGTCAAGACGAAATCAGATCTCTTTCACGCAAATATTTAGAGAACGCACAAG GTATAATCTTCGTAGTTGACAGCAATGATAGGGCACGATTAGAAGAAGCAAAAGATGAACTCCATAGAATGCTAAATGATAATGAACTTCGAGATGCGATCTTGCTTGTCTTTGCTAACAAACAG GATCTACCCAATGCCATGACTGCAGCTGAGGTTGCAGACAAACTAGGACTTCACAATATTCACAGTCATAGTTGGCACATCGAGGGAACATATGGTGGCAATGGACAAGGTTGTATGGAAGGACTTGAGTGGTTGTCCAATGAACTCGAGAAGAGGAAATCCTGA
- the LOC144433531 gene encoding uncharacterized protein LOC144433531, with the protein MRKMFHILVVVSYIFVTMVTGGLYAQITLGADDVCSYTLMAPKVGESCPSLREALDGRSETDVDINELKNALQTLIEDFESWKRNCPCNGNSGLDQILANNVIARYSLDGDANDVSGNGYNGNTVGSVAFVTGGITGQAASFNGNSKINVESLRNANWGSRFSVSVWFKRTGQWQNYQGIVSNGYHTSGSWEIRMGRESSGQMLGGGVVTADNPATWNYVHRVASRNDWHHVVMTYDGQTLNYYLDNVKQDGDDDCCHGDMLIKNTPLTIGQAGVGKSNEYFYGLIDEVVIFSKALSSSDVSTIYDELKPQ; encoded by the exons ATGAGGAAGATGTTTCACATTCTCGTAGTGGTGAGTTATATAttcgtaaccatggtaacaggagGACTGTACGCACAGATCACGCTGGGCGCCGACGACGTTTGTTCGTACACTTTGATGGCTCCAAAAGTCGGCGAGAGTTGTCCAAGTTTGAGAGAAGCGCTGGATGGACGTAGCGAAACAGATGTCGACATTAATGAATTGAAGAATGCCTTGCAGACACTTATTGAAGACTTTGAATCATGGAAGAGAAACTGCCCATGTAATGGTAATTCAGGCCTAG ACCAAATTTTGGCAAACAATGTCATCGCTCGTTACTCTCTCGATGGTGATGCCAACGATGTATCGGGTAATGGTTACAACGGCAACACAGTTGGTAGTGTCGCATTTGTCACAGGAGGTATTACCGGACAAGCCGCAAGTTTCAATGGAAATAGTAAAATCAACGTGGAAAGTTTGCGAAATGCCAATTGGGGGTCCCGTTTTTCAGTGAGTGTTTGGTTCAAGAGAACTGGTCAGTGGCAGAATTACCAGGGTATCGTTTCCAATGGTTACCATACATCGGGCAGTTGGGAAATTCGCATGGGCAGAGAATCGTCAGGACAAATGCTCGGTGGGGGCGTCGTCACAGCTGATAATCCTGCTACATGGAATTACGTACATCGGGTCGCCAGCCGGAATGACTGGCACCACGTCGTAATGACATATGATGGCCAAACACTGAATTATTACCTTGACAACGTGAAACAGGATGGTGATGACGACTGTTGCCATGGAGATATGTTAATTAAGAATACACCACTGACCATTGGCCAGGCTGGTGTAGGGAAATCCAACGAGTATTTTTATGGTCTGATTGATGAAGTTGTAATCTTCAGTAAGGCGTTGTCATCTAGTGACGTCAGCACCATCTATGATGAATTGAAACCTCAGTAG
- the LOC144434623 gene encoding uncharacterized protein LOC144434623 isoform X2, with the protein MGRESSGQMLGGGVVTADNPATWNYVHRVASRNDWHHVVMTYDGQTLNYFLDNVKQEGDEDCCHGDILIKDSPLTIGQAGVGKFNEYVYGLIDEVVIFSKALSSSDVSTIYDELKPQ; encoded by the coding sequence ATGGGCAGAGAATCGTCAGGACAAATGCTCGGTGGGGGCGTCGTCACAGCTGATAATCCTGCTACATGGAATTACGTACACCGGGTCGCCAGCCGGAATGACTGGCACCACGTCGTAATGACATATGATGGCCAAACACTCAATTATTTCCTTGACAACGTGAAACAGGAAGGTGATGAAGACTGTTGCCATGGAGATATTTTAATTAAGGATTCACCACTGACCATTGGCCAGGCTGGTGTAGGGAAATTCAATGAATATGTTTACGGTCTGATTGATGAAGTTGTAATCTTCAGTAAGGCGTTGTCATCTAGTGACGTCAGCACCATCTATGATGAATTGAAACCTCAGTAG
- the LOC144434623 gene encoding uncharacterized protein LOC144434623 isoform X1 produces MAPKVGESCRSLREALDGRRETDFDINELKNALQTLIQDFESWKRNCPCNGNSGLDKILANNVIARYSLDGDANDVSGNGYNGNKVGGVAFVAGGISGQAASFNGISKINVESLRNANWGSRFSVSVWFKRTGQWQS; encoded by the exons ATGGCTCCAAAAGTCGGCGAGAGTTGTCGGAGTCTGAGAGAAGCCCTGGATGGACGCAGGGAAACAGATTTCGACATTAATGAATTGAAGAACGCCTTGCAGACACTTATTCAAGACTTTGAATCATGGAAGAGAAACTGCCCATGTAATGGTAATTCAGGCCTAG ACAAAATTTTGGCAAACAATGTCATCGCTCGTTACTCTCTCGATGGTGATGCCAACGATGTGTCGGGTAATGGTTACAACGGCAACAAAGTTGGTGGTGTCGCATTTGTGGCAGGAGGTATTTCCGGACAAGCAGCAAGTTTCAATGGAATTAGTAAAATCAACGTGGAAAGTTTGCGAAATGCCAATTGGGGGTCCCGTTTTTCAGTGAGTGTTTGGTTCAAGAGAACTGGTCAGTGGCAGAGTTAG